In one Pseudodesulfovibrio tunisiensis genomic region, the following are encoded:
- a CDS encoding M24 family metallopeptidase, which produces MKNAIYRQRRENLKQLLSERKIPALLVSHAANRFYLSGFELHDAQCNESSGWLVITADGDDYLFTDPRYSDAAAQVWDPKNICVYTGDKFGTVGGFLKDHKVSNLAFEPKAFHLFDHERLIEHVSLTAIDGLVEELRIIKDAEEIRLMDDAMRLNHEMFEHMATFLQPGQTEVEVAREVERFFRENGAEELAFSTIVGVGPNAALPHARPGNEKVRENDLVLIDAGCRLHGYNSDQTRTFWIGDTPSDRFRETMDLVRGAQQAAIDVIKPGLEYVEAYKVARKVFEDAGVADLFTHGLGHGVGLETHEPPSLSRLAKGILKPGMVVTVEPGLYDIKWGGIRWEYQVLVTEDGCRVM; this is translated from the coding sequence ATGAAAAATGCGATCTACCGGCAGCGCAGGGAAAATCTCAAGCAGCTGCTCTCGGAACGGAAAATCCCGGCCCTGCTCGTGTCCCATGCGGCCAACCGCTTCTATCTGAGCGGCTTCGAGCTGCATGACGCCCAGTGCAACGAGTCCTCGGGCTGGCTCGTGATCACTGCGGACGGCGACGACTATCTTTTCACCGATCCCCGCTACTCGGATGCGGCGGCACAGGTCTGGGACCCGAAAAACATCTGCGTGTACACGGGCGACAAGTTCGGCACCGTGGGCGGATTCCTCAAGGACCACAAGGTCTCGAATCTCGCGTTCGAGCCCAAGGCCTTTCACCTGTTCGACCACGAACGCCTGATCGAGCACGTGTCCCTCACGGCCATTGACGGCCTTGTCGAGGAACTGCGCATCATCAAGGATGCCGAGGAAATCCGGCTCATGGATGACGCCATGCGCCTGAACCACGAAATGTTCGAGCACATGGCAACCTTTCTGCAGCCCGGCCAGACCGAAGTCGAAGTGGCCCGGGAAGTGGAACGCTTCTTCCGCGAAAACGGTGCCGAGGAACTCGCCTTCTCCACCATCGTGGGTGTCGGCCCGAACGCGGCCCTGCCGCATGCCCGGCCCGGCAACGAAAAGGTCCGCGAAAACGATCTGGTGCTCATCGACGCGGGCTGTCGCCTGCACGGCTACAACTCGGACCAGACCCGTACCTTCTGGATCGGGGACACGCCGTCCGACCGTTTCCGCGAAACCATGGATCTGGTGCGTGGCGCACAGCAGGCCGCCATCGACGTGATCAAGCCCGGCCTCGAATACGTGGAAGCCTACAAGGTCGCCCGCAAGGTCTTCGAGGACGCAGGCGTGGCCGATCTCTTCACCCACGGACTCGGACACGGCGTTGGTCTGGAGACCCACGAACCCCCGAGCCTGAGCCGACTTGCCAAGGGCATCCTCAAGCCCGGCATGGTCGTGACCGTGGAGCCCGGCCTCTACGACATCAAATGGGGCGGCATCCGCTGGGAATACCAGGTGCTCGTCACCGAAGACGGCTGCCGCGTCATGTAG
- the waaF gene encoding lipopolysaccharide heptosyltransferase II, whose amino-acid sequence MADYAKIGVWQTAFLGDAVLTLPLIAALRQRFPKAEIHFFVRKGVDSLFRAQPELASVRVFDKRGEHKSLSHAVKLGRELGREGFDLWISTHASFRSALVAGSSGIARRIGYQSPWFNRFAYTETVDRKFRELAEIERLFQLVKPLGIETPAPKARMVLPDTATAAAATFWERHCADEPVLGIHPGSTWPTKCWPVEYFSEIASRAAKAGATVLVFAGPGEEDAARTVIRDMAEDAPRERVHDLSGALSLPELAAYLNRLDAYVTNDSGPMHIAWMQDTPVVAMFGPTVRELGFFPRGLGASVMETELSCRPCGLHGPKKCPEGHHRCMRDLTPDRVWPDVAAKLGLI is encoded by the coding sequence ATGGCTGACTATGCGAAAATAGGTGTGTGGCAGACCGCGTTCCTTGGCGATGCGGTACTGACCCTGCCGCTGATTGCGGCGCTCAGGCAACGGTTTCCCAAGGCGGAAATCCATTTTTTCGTGCGCAAGGGCGTGGATTCCCTGTTTCGGGCACAACCCGAACTGGCCTCGGTGCGCGTGTTCGACAAACGCGGGGAGCACAAATCCCTGTCCCATGCCGTGAAACTGGGCCGGGAACTGGGTCGGGAGGGCTTCGACCTCTGGATTTCCACGCACGCAAGCTTCCGGTCCGCACTGGTTGCCGGGTCGTCGGGCATTGCGCGGCGCATCGGCTACCAAAGCCCGTGGTTCAATCGATTTGCCTACACCGAGACCGTGGACCGCAAGTTCCGGGAACTGGCGGAAATCGAACGGCTCTTTCAGCTCGTGAAGCCGCTGGGCATCGAAACGCCCGCACCAAAGGCCCGCATGGTGCTGCCGGACACCGCAACCGCGGCCGCCGCAACATTTTGGGAAAGGCATTGCGCGGACGAGCCGGTGCTGGGCATCCATCCCGGCTCCACATGGCCGACCAAATGCTGGCCCGTGGAATATTTCAGCGAAATCGCGTCGCGCGCGGCAAAGGCCGGGGCAACCGTGCTGGTCTTTGCCGGACCGGGCGAGGAAGACGCAGCACGGACCGTAATCCGGGACATGGCCGAGGATGCGCCACGCGAACGCGTGCACGATCTATCCGGCGCGCTTTCCCTGCCGGAACTCGCCGCCTACCTGAACCGACTGGACGCATACGTCACCAATGATTCCGGCCCCATGCACATAGCGTGGATGCAGGACACCCCGGTCGTGGCCATGTTCGGCCCCACGGTCCGCGAACTGGGATTCTTCCCGCGCGGTCTGGGCGCTTCGGTCATGGAAACCGAACTGTCGTGCCGTCCCTGCGGTCTGCACGGCCCGAAGAAATGTCCCGAGGGACATCACCGCTGCATGCGCGACCTGACCCCGGACCGCGTCTGGCCGGATGTGGCCGCCAAGCTGGGTTTGATTTAG
- the topA gene encoding type I DNA topoisomerase — MPKDLIIVESPAKVKTISKFLGKDYIVEASVGHVRDLPTRDLGVDEEHDFTPQYEIIRGKEDVVKRLKSAASKARKIYLAPDPDREGEAIAWHVAALISDDKKEIQRIQFNEITKRAVLEALEHPQTLNENLFDSQQARRVLDRLVGYKISPILWKNIKRGISAGRVQSVALKLLVEREKERRAFRADEYWPFKANVAGANPPPFWVEMHKLDGKAIKPGVNHISTAEQADALTEELENGSFTVESVQEKQRKKSPAPPYITSTLQQDANRRLGYSAKKTMSVAQRLYEGVELGKLGTTALITYMRTDSVRIAKDAQEAAKELILDRFGGDYYPPKPRVFKTKGGAQDAHEAIRPVDVTLTPDDVKKHLPQDQHRLYKLIWQRFVASQMAAASFWDTTVLVAAPRTLWRAKGERLLFAGFLAVMDRQGGDAELPKLAEGEVLNVEELKKEQKFTQPPARYSEASLVKTLEELGIGRPSTYAAIISTLIDREYARLEEKRFVPSELGFTVSDMLSDHFQDLMDVSFTARMEESLDNVAEGKMDWVALLKDFGSGFYPTLDKARTEMSKASQATDVVCDKCGKPMAVKFGKTGEFLGCTGFPSCRNIKNFTRDEHGEIQVQEREEPEDTGVVCDKCGRPMAVKQSRRGEFLGCTGYPDCRNIKNFIRNADGVIEVVEAEKPKVMGVCPECGGELLLKQARTGSRFIACSNYPDCTHAEPFSTGVPCPEEGCDGHLVEKSSRRGKIFYSCVNYPNCKYAVWNWPVAEPCPKCQHPILVRKMDKEKGEVLACPQKGCDYMRPVDEE; from the coding sequence ATGCCAAAAGATTTGATCATCGTCGAGTCACCCGCCAAGGTGAAGACCATCAGCAAGTTTCTGGGGAAGGACTACATCGTGGAGGCCTCGGTGGGCCATGTCCGCGACCTGCCCACCCGTGACCTCGGAGTTGACGAGGAACACGACTTCACGCCCCAGTATGAAATCATCAGGGGCAAGGAGGATGTGGTCAAGCGCCTGAAGTCCGCCGCATCCAAGGCCCGGAAGATATATCTCGCGCCTGACCCGGACCGCGAAGGGGAAGCCATTGCCTGGCACGTTGCCGCGCTCATTTCCGATGACAAGAAGGAAATCCAGCGCATTCAGTTCAACGAAATCACCAAGCGCGCCGTGCTCGAGGCTCTGGAACATCCCCAGACCCTGAACGAGAATCTGTTCGACTCCCAGCAGGCGCGCCGTGTTTTGGATCGTCTGGTGGGCTACAAGATTTCCCCGATCCTGTGGAAGAACATCAAGCGCGGCATTTCCGCCGGCCGGGTCCAATCCGTGGCCCTCAAGCTGCTGGTGGAGCGGGAAAAGGAACGCCGCGCCTTTCGCGCCGACGAATACTGGCCGTTCAAGGCCAATGTGGCCGGAGCCAATCCCCCGCCGTTCTGGGTGGAGATGCACAAGCTCGACGGCAAGGCGATCAAGCCCGGGGTCAATCACATTTCCACGGCCGAACAGGCCGACGCCCTGACCGAGGAACTGGAGAACGGTTCGTTCACCGTGGAATCGGTTCAGGAAAAGCAGCGCAAGAAAAGCCCGGCCCCGCCGTACATCACGTCCACGCTCCAGCAGGATGCGAACCGCCGTCTCGGCTATTCCGCCAAGAAGACCATGAGCGTGGCCCAGCGGCTGTACGAAGGTGTGGAGCTGGGCAAGCTCGGCACCACCGCGCTGATCACCTACATGCGTACCGACTCCGTGCGCATTGCCAAGGACGCGCAGGAAGCGGCCAAGGAGCTGATTCTGGACAGGTTCGGCGGCGACTACTATCCGCCCAAGCCTCGCGTCTTCAAGACCAAGGGCGGCGCTCAGGACGCGCATGAAGCCATCCGCCCGGTCGACGTGACCCTGACCCCGGACGATGTGAAAAAGCATCTGCCGCAGGATCAGCACAGGCTGTACAAGCTCATCTGGCAGCGGTTCGTGGCCTCGCAGATGGCTGCGGCCTCGTTCTGGGATACCACCGTGCTGGTGGCGGCCCCGCGCACCCTGTGGCGCGCCAAGGGCGAACGCCTTCTGTTCGCGGGTTTTCTCGCGGTCATGGACCGGCAGGGCGGCGATGCGGAACTGCCCAAGCTGGCCGAAGGGGAAGTCCTGAACGTCGAGGAGCTGAAAAAGGAACAGAAGTTCACCCAGCCCCCGGCCCGGTACTCGGAAGCCTCGCTGGTCAAGACCCTTGAGGAACTGGGGATCGGCCGACCGTCCACGTACGCGGCCATCATCTCCACGCTGATCGACCGCGAATATGCCCGGCTCGAGGAAAAGCGGTTCGTGCCCTCCGAACTCGGCTTCACGGTCAGCGACATGCTTTCCGACCATTTTCAGGACCTCATGGACGTCAGCTTCACCGCACGCATGGAGGAATCCCTGGACAACGTGGCCGAGGGCAAGATGGACTGGGTCGCCCTGCTCAAGGATTTCGGCTCGGGCTTCTATCCCACTCTGGACAAGGCCCGGACCGAGATGTCCAAGGCCAGTCAGGCCACGGATGTGGTCTGCGACAAGTGCGGCAAGCCCATGGCCGTGAAGTTCGGCAAGACCGGGGAATTCCTCGGCTGCACCGGGTTCCCGTCCTGCCGCAACATCAAGAATTTCACGCGCGACGAGCATGGCGAAATTCAGGTTCAGGAGCGCGAGGAGCCCGAGGACACGGGCGTGGTCTGCGACAAGTGCGGCCGCCCCATGGCCGTGAAGCAGAGCCGACGCGGCGAATTCCTCGGCTGCACCGGGTATCCGGACTGCCGCAACATCAAGAACTTCATCCGCAATGCGGACGGGGTCATCGAGGTGGTGGAAGCGGAAAAGCCCAAGGTCATGGGCGTGTGCCCGGAATGCGGCGGAGAACTGCTCCTCAAGCAGGCCCGCACCGGCAGCCGGTTCATCGCCTGTTCCAACTACCCGGACTGCACCCACGCCGAGCCCTTTTCCACGGGCGTTCCCTGCCCCGAGGAAGGCTGCGACGGCCACCTTGTGGAAAAGTCCTCCAGACGCGGCAAGATTTTCTATTCCTGCGTCAATTACCCCAACTGCAAATATGCGGTCTGGAACTGGCCCGTGGCCGAACCGTGCCCCAAGTGCCAGCATCCCATCCTCGTCCGCAAGATGGACAAGGAAAAGGGCGAGGTTCTGGCCTGCCCCCAGAAGGGCTGCGACTACATGCGACCCGTGGACGAAGAATAG
- the metW gene encoding methionine biosynthesis protein MetW — protein sequence MRFDLQVIASWIEPGSRVLDLGCSTGALLAHLKHEKQVQGVGVEIDENEAGEAIAKGLTVIHGDIYEEIEDYPDSHFDYVLLSQTLQQVYSPERLIHQMLRVGDRCIVSFPNFTHVKNRFQMFFTGRAPVSKELPYQWYDTPNIRVIPIADFRRFCRRLHVPILKEVAIATHHHDSKGRVVSFMPNLFATFGIFLLGKPEA from the coding sequence ATGAGATTCGACCTGCAAGTCATTGCTTCCTGGATCGAACCCGGGAGCCGCGTGCTCGACCTCGGCTGCTCCACGGGCGCACTGCTGGCCCACCTCAAGCACGAAAAGCAGGTGCAGGGCGTGGGCGTGGAAATCGACGAGAACGAGGCCGGGGAGGCCATTGCCAAGGGATTGACCGTGATCCATGGCGACATCTACGAGGAGATCGAGGACTACCCGGACAGCCATTTCGACTATGTGCTGCTCTCCCAGACCCTGCAACAGGTCTACTCCCCGGAACGCCTCATCCATCAGATGCTGCGCGTGGGCGATCGCTGCATCGTGTCGTTTCCGAACTTCACGCACGTGAAGAACCGCTTCCAGATGTTCTTCACCGGCCGCGCCCCGGTCTCCAAGGAGCTGCCCTACCAATGGTATGACACGCCGAACATCCGCGTCATTCCCATTGCGGATTTCCGCAGGTTCTGCAGGCGGCTGCACGTTCCCATTCTCAAGGAAGTGGCCATTGCCACCCACCACCACGATTCCAAGGGCCGCGTGGTTTCGTTCATGCCCAATCTGTTCGCCACGTTCGGCATATTTCTGCTGGGCAAGCCGGAAGCGTGA
- the recQ gene encoding DNA helicase RecQ: MSSPLDVLQSTFGFDSFIGLQEPVISHMLTGGDALVLMPTGGGKSLCYQIPSILRHGTGVVVSPLIALMQDQVSGLTQMGVRAACLNSSLNAEQAGMVWRDLHAGNLDLLYVAPERLCRPDFLHELSQVPIALFAIDEAHCVSQWGHDFRPEYLQLSVLREQFPGVPRLALTATADGPTRRDILRHLQLDNAEVFATGFDRPNISYTILPKKNPQRMLLRFIQENHPGDAGIVYRISRKKVEKTAAFLEKNGIPALPYHAGLNKETRAANQERFMREEGIVMVATVAFGMGVDKPNVRFVAHLEPPKSLEAFHQETGRAGRDGLPADSWMCFGLQDIAIMRSMIENGEADSERKRIEHRKLDSIFALLETPGCRRQALLGYFGEDIPPCGNCDNCLHPVETWDGTVAAQKALSNIFRTEQRFGARHLADVLVGNTTERIRRFGHDAVSTYGIGKDMSVEQWQSVYRQLAAAGLLTVDMEGFGSLKLNEQSWPVLRGEREVRFRTDPVLPKRKKAAKRTKAVRLAQGDVLSTPEAEALFEALRTERLRIARDQEVPPYAIFPDRTLLEMVQYRPRDLDEIGLMSGMGSLKHKRFGPDFVDVLRNHEAENGRPDTVPPLPEDRAEKREKRREKARTLSETARESLTMFRDLGDVEAVADARGLKSSTVWAHLGQACALGEIAVEDVVKLPDDELRHIRNTLSVFRSKGVVSMTPAHEALEGRYSFDVLRVIRSSM, encoded by the coding sequence ATGTCTTCACCGCTCGACGTTCTCCAATCCACATTCGGTTTCGATTCCTTCATCGGGCTTCAGGAGCCCGTGATCTCCCACATGCTTACGGGCGGGGATGCGCTGGTCCTCATGCCCACGGGCGGGGGCAAGTCCCTGTGCTACCAGATTCCCTCCATTCTGCGCCACGGAACAGGAGTGGTGGTATCGCCGCTCATCGCCCTGATGCAGGATCAGGTCAGCGGACTCACCCAGATGGGCGTTCGCGCCGCATGCCTGAATTCGTCCCTGAATGCGGAACAGGCGGGCATGGTCTGGCGCGATCTGCACGCCGGGAATCTCGATCTGCTCTACGTGGCTCCGGAACGTCTGTGCCGACCGGATTTCCTTCATGAACTGAGTCAGGTGCCCATTGCCCTGTTCGCCATAGACGAGGCACATTGCGTTTCCCAGTGGGGCCATGATTTCCGGCCGGAATATCTGCAACTTTCCGTATTGCGCGAACAGTTTCCGGGCGTGCCCCGGCTTGCGCTCACGGCCACGGCCGATGGCCCGACCCGGCGGGACATCCTGCGGCATCTGCAACTGGACAACGCCGAAGTGTTTGCCACGGGATTCGACCGTCCCAACATCAGCTACACCATCCTGCCCAAGAAGAATCCCCAGCGCATGCTGTTGCGGTTCATTCAGGAGAATCATCCGGGCGACGCGGGCATCGTGTACCGCATCTCGCGCAAGAAGGTGGAAAAGACGGCCGCGTTTCTGGAAAAGAACGGAATTCCGGCCCTGCCGTATCATGCCGGGCTGAACAAGGAGACCCGCGCCGCGAATCAGGAACGGTTCATGCGCGAGGAAGGCATTGTCATGGTCGCCACCGTGGCCTTCGGCATGGGCGTGGACAAGCCCAACGTACGATTCGTGGCGCATCTGGAGCCGCCCAAAAGCCTTGAGGCCTTTCATCAGGAAACCGGACGCGCCGGACGTGACGGCCTGCCTGCGGATTCCTGGATGTGCTTCGGTTTGCAGGACATCGCCATCATGCGCTCCATGATCGAAAACGGCGAGGCAGATTCGGAACGCAAGCGGATTGAGCATCGCAAGCTGGATTCGATCTTTGCACTGCTGGAAACCCCGGGCTGTCGGAGACAGGCTCTGCTCGGCTATTTCGGCGAGGACATTCCGCCCTGCGGCAATTGCGACAACTGCCTGCATCCCGTGGAAACATGGGATGGCACGGTGGCGGCGCAAAAGGCACTGTCCAACATCTTTCGCACCGAACAGCGGTTCGGGGCACGTCACCTGGCCGATGTGCTGGTGGGCAACACCACGGAACGCATCCGCCGTTTCGGACATGATGCAGTGTCCACCTACGGCATTGGCAAGGACATGAGCGTGGAACAATGGCAGTCCGTGTACCGCCAGCTTGCGGCAGCCGGACTGCTGACCGTGGACATGGAGGGCTTCGGCTCGCTCAAGCTGAACGAGCAGAGCTGGCCCGTGCTGCGCGGAGAACGGGAAGTGCGGTTCCGCACGGACCCGGTCCTTCCCAAGCGGAAAAAGGCGGCCAAGCGGACCAAAGCCGTGCGGCTGGCCCAAGGCGACGTGCTGTCCACGCCCGAGGCCGAAGCCCTGTTCGAGGCATTGCGCACGGAACGGCTGCGCATTGCCCGGGATCAGGAGGTACCGCCCTATGCCATCTTCCCGGACCGTACCCTGCTGGAAATGGTGCAGTATCGCCCGCGCGATCTGGATGAAATCGGACTCATGTCCGGCATGGGCTCGCTCAAGCACAAGCGGTTCGGCCCGGATTTCGTGGACGTGCTCAGAAACCATGAAGCCGAAAACGGCAGGCCCGACACCGTGCCGCCCCTGCCCGAGGACCGTGCGGAAAAACGCGAGAAGCGACGCGAAAAGGCCAGGACCCTGTCGGAAACCGCCCGGGAAAGCCTGACCATGTTTCGCGATCTCGGCGACGTGGAAGCCGTGGCCGATGCGCGCGGCCTCAAGTCCTCCACGGTCTGGGCCCATCTGGGCCAGGCCTGTGCACTGGGTGAAATCGCGGTCGAGGACGTGGTGAAGCTGCCTGACGACGAATTGCGCCACATCCGCAACACCCTGTCCGTGTTCCGCTCCAAGGGCGTGGTTTCCATGACACCGGCTCACGAGGCGCTGGAAGGCCGCTATTCCTTTGATGTTCTGCGCGTGATCCGCTCCTCCATGTAG
- a CDS encoding glutamate synthase-related protein translates to MRYYDGYGAIIVQMNVEDTRNGVAEYVAEKYGDKVILELKWGQGAKNIGGEIEVTSLEYATFLKKRGYLVDPDPEKPEVQEGFKRGSIKHFARHSRLGYTNLNTYAQVHDEFMTSVNYLRKLGFKRISLKTGSYGMEALAMAIKFASEADLDLLTMDGSGGGTGMSPWNMMESWGVPSILLHAKAHEYATRLAARGKRVVDMSFAGGFAKCSNIFKALAMGSPYTKLICMGRAMMIPGFLGSNIEGVLYPDRREKVHGNWDKLPAGVARYGQTPEEIFACYQDVQKKVGQEEMKNVPLGAVGIWCLVDKLSAGLQQLMAGARKFELDQISRNDIASGNRETERETGIPFITDVMDETAKKILDM, encoded by the coding sequence ATGCGGTATTATGACGGGTATGGCGCGATCATCGTGCAGATGAACGTGGAGGATACCCGCAACGGCGTGGCCGAATACGTTGCCGAAAAGTACGGCGACAAGGTCATCCTCGAACTGAAGTGGGGGCAGGGCGCCAAGAACATCGGCGGCGAGATCGAGGTCACCAGCCTCGAATACGCCACCTTCCTGAAGAAGCGCGGCTATCTGGTCGATCCCGACCCGGAAAAGCCCGAGGTGCAGGAAGGCTTCAAGCGCGGCTCCATCAAGCATTTCGCACGCCACAGCCGTCTGGGCTACACCAACCTGAACACCTATGCCCAGGTGCACGACGAGTTCATGACTTCGGTCAACTACCTGCGCAAGCTCGGATTCAAGCGCATTTCCCTGAAGACCGGCTCCTACGGCATGGAAGCGCTGGCCATGGCCATCAAGTTCGCGTCCGAGGCCGATCTCGACCTGCTGACCATGGACGGCTCGGGCGGCGGAACCGGCATGAGCCCCTGGAACATGATGGAAAGCTGGGGCGTGCCCTCCATCCTGCTGCATGCCAAGGCGCATGAATACGCCACCCGTCTGGCTGCCCGCGGCAAGCGCGTCGTGGACATGTCCTTTGCCGGCGGCTTTGCCAAGTGCAGCAACATCTTCAAGGCGCTCGCCATGGGCTCGCCCTACACCAAGCTCATCTGCATGGGCCGCGCCATGATGATTCCGGGCTTTCTCGGCTCCAACATCGAGGGCGTGCTCTACCCGGACCGCCGGGAAAAGGTGCACGGCAACTGGGACAAGCTGCCCGCCGGCGTTGCCCGCTACGGCCAGACCCCGGAAGAGATCTTTGCCTGCTATCAGGACGTGCAGAAGAAGGTGGGTCAGGAAGAGATGAAGAACGTGCCGCTGGGCGCAGTGGGCATCTGGTGCCTGGTGGACAAGCTCTCCGCCGGCCTTCAGCAGCTCATGGCCGGAGCGCGCAAGTTCGAACTGGACCAGATCAGCCGCAACGACATCGCCTCGGGCAACCGCGAAACCGAACGCGAGACCGGCATACCTTTCATAACCGACGTCATGGACGAGACAGCCAAGAAGATTCTCGACATGTAG
- a CDS encoding protoporphyrinogen/coproporphyrinogen oxidase: MKTKYLIIGAGPTGLGAARRLRELGEDDFLILERHDHAGGLAASFTDSHGFTWDIGGHVVFSHYKYFDDLMDDLLGDERLEHQRESWVRTCSSWVPYPFQNNVRHLPEGPRWECVEGLLPGNRPEEPPTSFREWILHVFGPGIARYFMLPYNFKVWATPLELMQYSWIGERVSVVDLKMVLERILRECDDVAWGPNSTFKFPLHGGTGEIFRRQAARLEDRIRYGQKVVEIDAAARTVRTVQGEVVEYDFLLNTAPLDLLAGKWLISPDAELREAAARLTHNSVYVGGVGLDMQSEADHNSRCWMYFPESDSPFYRVTNFHNYSPNNVARPGEQLAFMCETSWSDHKPENLDELMDRTISGLINSDMLDAGRVPDIVTKWEIAVDYGYPVPCLQRNSALAAIQPRLEALDIYSRGRFGGWKYEVANMDHSVMQGVEWAQRMVAGEPETTYSWK, translated from the coding sequence ATGAAAACGAAATATCTCATCATCGGGGCAGGCCCCACCGGACTGGGCGCGGCCCGCAGGCTCAGGGAACTCGGGGAAGACGACTTCCTGATTCTGGAACGCCACGACCACGCAGGCGGCCTTGCCGCCAGCTTTACCGACTCCCACGGTTTTACGTGGGATATTGGCGGGCATGTGGTATTTTCGCATTATAAATACTTCGACGACCTCATGGACGACTTGCTTGGTGACGAACGGCTGGAGCACCAGCGGGAATCCTGGGTGCGCACCTGTTCCTCATGGGTGCCGTATCCCTTCCAGAACAACGTGCGCCACCTGCCCGAAGGCCCGCGCTGGGAATGCGTGGAGGGCCTGCTGCCCGGCAACCGTCCCGAGGAGCCCCCGACCAGTTTTCGCGAATGGATTCTGCACGTGTTCGGCCCGGGCATTGCCCGATATTTCATGCTGCCCTACAACTTCAAGGTCTGGGCCACCCCGCTCGAACTCATGCAGTATTCATGGATCGGCGAGCGGGTCAGTGTGGTTGATCTGAAAATGGTGCTGGAACGAATCCTCCGAGAGTGTGACGATGTGGCGTGGGGGCCGAACAGCACGTTCAAATTCCCTCTGCACGGGGGCACCGGGGAAATCTTCCGCAGACAGGCAGCACGGCTGGAAGACCGCATCCGCTATGGGCAGAAGGTCGTGGAAATCGACGCGGCAGCCCGGACCGTGCGCACGGTGCAGGGCGAGGTCGTGGAATACGACTTTCTTCTGAACACCGCGCCCCTTGATCTGCTGGCCGGGAAATGGCTGATCTCGCCCGATGCCGAACTCAGGGAGGCCGCTGCCCGGCTTACGCACAATTCCGTGTACGTCGGCGGGGTCGGGCTGGACATGCAGAGCGAGGCGGACCACAATTCCCGATGCTGGATGTATTTCCCGGAAAGCGATTCCCCGTTCTACAGGGTGACGAATTTCCACAACTATTCTCCGAACAACGTGGCTCGTCCCGGGGAGCAGCTCGCGTTCATGTGCGAGACTTCCTGGTCGGATCACAAGCCGGAAAATCTGGATGAACTCATGGACCGGACCATCTCCGGTCTGATAAACAGCGACATGCTCGATGCGGGACGCGTTCCCGACATCGTCACGAAATGGGAAATTGCCGTGGACTACGGCTACCCCGTGCCCTGCCTGCAACGAAACAGTGCCCTTGCCGCGATCCAGCCGAGGCTGGAGGCGCTGGACATCTATTCGCGCGGCCGCTTCGGCGGCTGGAAGTACGAAGTGGCCAACATGGACCACTCCGTGATGCAGGGCGTGGAATGGGCGCAGCGCATGGTCGCCGGCGAACCGGAAACCACCTACTCATGGAAGTGA
- a CDS encoding phosphate ABC transporter substrate-binding protein, translated as MKKLSVFVLTVVFAIASTVAFAGQIRVKGSTTVDPAMKKLVAAYQNKTPGVTFSISATGSGDGAKAIINGTADIGMMSRDMKSAEAEKCKANGVTPVQYVIALDCLVPIVHPSNAVNGLTTAQLKDIYQDRIRDWKDVGGNKGMIALFSRETNSGTYEVWHKKVMKKEDEFEMVSRMPSNAAMAAKIAGNRKGIGYVGLGFLNPRIKPLTVDGVEANMQNAINKSYPLSRGLNLYTRDTVSAEARAFIDFTLSPEGQKLIEEAGFVPVR; from the coding sequence ATGAAAAAACTGAGTGTTTTTGTACTGACCGTCGTGTTTGCCATTGCTTCCACCGTGGCCTTTGCCGGCCAGATTCGCGTCAAGGGCTCCACCACCGTGGACCCGGCCATGAAAAAGCTGGTGGCCGCGTATCAGAACAAGACCCCGGGCGTGACCTTTTCCATCTCCGCCACCGGCTCGGGCGACGGAGCCAAGGCCATCATCAACGGCACCGCGGACATCGGCATGATGTCCCGCGACATGAAGTCTGCCGAGGCCGAAAAGTGCAAGGCCAACGGCGTGACCCCGGTCCAGTACGTGATCGCCCTGGACTGCCTCGTGCCCATCGTGCATCCCTCCAATGCAGTGAACGGCCTGACCACGGCTCAGCTCAAGGACATCTATCAGGACAGGATCCGCGACTGGAAGGACGTGGGCGGCAACAAGGGCATGATTGCGCTGTTCTCCCGCGAGACCAATTCCGGCACCTACGAGGTGTGGCACAAGAAGGTCATGAAAAAGGAAGACGAATTCGAGATGGTCTCCCGCATGCCGTCGAACGCGGCCATGGCCGCCAAGATCGCGGGCAACAGGAAGGGCATCGGCTACGTGGGGCTGGGCTTCCTGAATCCCAGAATCAAGCCGCTGACCGTGGACGGCGTGGAAGCCAACATGCAGAACGCCATCAACAAGTCCTACCCCCTGTCCCGCGGCCTGAATCTCTATACCCGCGACACCGTGTCCGCCGAGGCCAGGGCGTTCATCGACTTCACGCTGAGTCCGGAAGGCCAGAAGCTGATCGAGGAAGCCGGATTCGTTCCGGTCAGGTAG